The sequence TTGCACTGACTCTCTGAAAGCGGACGGAAGGCCTGATCGCCTGGAATGGTGCTGATGACCTTGTAAAGGTCCCACTCCCCCTTGGATTCGGCAGGGGTCTTGACCTGTACCAGGTACATGTCATGCACCATGCGCCCGTCCTCGCGGATCGTGCCGTTCTTGGCGAACATGTCGTTGACCGGGGTCTTGGCCATCTGTGCGCGAACGGTTTCGGTGTCGTCGCTGCCGGTCGCCTTCACGGCGTTCAGGTAATGGGTGGTGGCCGAATAGATACCCGCGTGGACCATGGTCGGCATGCTGCCCATGCGTTCCTCATAACGCTTGGCCCATGCGCGGCTCTCTTCGTTCATGTCCCAATACCAGCCAGTGGTCAGCATCAGCCCCTGGGTGACTTCCAGGCCCATGGCGTGGATGTCGTTGAGGAACACCACCATGCCGGCCAGGCGCTGGCCGGACTGAGTCACACCGAACTCACTGGCGGTCTTCAGCGAATTGACCGTATCGGCGCCGGCGTTGGCCAGCGCAACCACTTCGGCACCGGAGCCCTGGGCCTGAAGGATGTAGGAGGAGAAATCGCTGCTCGGGAACGGATGGCGTACCGCGCCAACCACGCTACCCCCCTCGGCCTCCACGACTTTCTTGATATCGGCCTCCATGGCATGCCCGAAGGCGTAGTCGGCGGTCAGGATGAACCAGCTCTTGCCGCCATCCTTGAGCACCGCGTTGGCCGTGCCGTTGGCCAGCGCGAAGGTATCGTAGGTCCAGTGAATATGGTTGGGCGAGCAGAATTCATTGGTGATGCTCGATGCGGCTGCGCCGGAGATCAGCGCCAGCTTGCCGCCCTGCTCCACCACTTTGCTGGCCGCGAGCACCACGGAACTGGCCACCATGCCGGTCACCATGTCGACGTTGCGCTCGTCGATCCACTGCCGCACGGTGTTGGCGCCGACGTCGGGCTTGTTCAGATCGTCGGCATTAAAGGTCACGATTTTCTTGCCGTCGACCGCGCCCCCGAAATCCTCGATCGCCATTTTCAGGGCTTCGAGGCCGCCGGGGCCGGACAGGTCGCGGTAGGTGCCGGACATGTCGGCCAGATAACCGATACGGATTTCGTCGTTGCTGATTTCGGCCTGCGCGAGTCCGGCGATCATGCTGGAAACCAGAACGGCGGATGCGGTTTTCTTGATGGTTTTCATATTCACTCACTGTGATTGTTTTTGTTGTTGTACTCACCGGTGTGCACTTCGAACCGGCAGGCTTCCTGACGAAAAAGGGCCGTCAGACCCCCAGACAGCTATTCAAAAACGCCTTTTTCGAATCCAGTTCGGCGGCGCTGATTTCCTCGATGATCTGTCCGTGTTCCATCACGTAATGGCGATCGGCCAAGGGCGCGGCGAACCGGAAGTTCTGCTCCACCAGAACGATGGTCAGTCCTCGCTTCTTCAGCTTGATCAGGACCTCGCCGAGCTTCTGTACGATCACCGGCGCCAGGCCTTCGGTGATTTCGTCGAGCAACAGCAGGTTCGCGCCGGTGCGCAGGATGCGCGCCATGGCCAGCATCTGCTGCTCGCCACCGGACAAGCGAGTGCCCTGGCTGAAACGGCGCTCGTACAGATTGGGGAACATCTCGTACAGCTCGTCCAGCCCCATGCCGCCGCTACGCACCGTCGGCGGCAACAGCAGATTTTCCTCGACGCTGAGGCTGGAAAAAATGCCGCGTTCTTCCGGGCAGTAACCGACCCCGAGCCGCGGGATCTGGTAGGCGGGAAGGCCGATGGTTTCGTTACCGTTGATCACGATGGAGCCGGTACGCCGCCCGACCATGTTCATGATCGCGCGCAGTGTGGTGCTGCGGCCCGAACCGTTGCGGCCCAGCAGCGTGACGAGCTCGCCCCGTCCGACGACCAGATCGACGCCATGAAGGATGTGAGACTCGCCATAGAATGCGTGCAGGTCATCCAGCCGCAGCTGGTCACGATCGGCCGTGGGCGTCATGGGTGCACCTCTGCCGTGGCCGCTTCGCTGCCCATATAGGCTTCGCGTACCTGAGCGTTGGCCGAGACGGTTTCATAATCGCCCTCGGCCAGGACCGAGCCGCGCGCCAGCACGGTGATACGGTCGCACAGGCGGCTGACCACGCTGAGGTTGTGCTCGACCATCAAAACCGTGCGATCCACGGCGGCGCGGCGAACCAGGGCGACCACCATGTCGACATCTTCGCCGCCCATGCCCTGGGTCGGCTCGTCGAGCAGCAGCACGACCGGATCCAGCGCCAGCGTGGTGGCCAGCTCCAATGCACGCTTGCGTCCGTACGGCAATTCGATGGCGAGCGTCTGGGCAAAGGACTCGAGTTCCACGTCCGCGAGCAATTGCAAGGCGCGATCGTCCAGCTCGCGCAGGGTTCGCTCGGATTTCCAGAAGTGGTAGGAGTTGCCAAGCTTCTGCTGCAAGGCGACGCGCACGTTTTCCAGCACGGTCATGTGACCGAACACCGCTGATATCTGGAACGACCGCACAAGGCCCAGGCGGGCGATTTCATTGGCCTTCATCGACGTGATCGGCTTGCCGCGATAGACGATGTCGCCCCGAGTGGGCGTGAGGAATTTGGTGAGGAGATTGAATACCGTGGTCTTGCCGGCGCCGTTGGGGCCGATCAAGGCATGGATATGTCCTGTCTGTACCCGCAGGTCGACGGAATCCACCGCGGTGAAGCCGCGAAACTCCTTGGTCAGACCGCGCGTTTCCAGCACGAACTCTGGTTCCATTGGGTGCCCTCTAACCTTGATTATTGTTGTTGGTTATGGCGCAGGTCGCCGGGTGACCTTTACGTAAACGATAACAACCGCCCACGGCACCAGGCAAGCTTCAATTTCAAACGATCGCTTGATCCGAACGGCCTCTGATCAGGGCGTGATAAGGCGACAACCCCATTGAAGGTAGCTTAAAAAAACCGGGCCACAGGGGCCCGGCAAAAAGATCAACGAGGAGGGTTCGCGTCAGGCCGCTGGCCTTACCACAGCGCCAGCGTGTAGCTCAGGATCAGACGCGTTTCGTCGAGATCGGCGCCGAAGTTACTGCGCACCGTCGCGTTTCGCACCTTCATGCCCAGGTTCTTCAGCGGACCGCTCTGGATGACGTAGGCGATGTCGGTGTCGCGTTCCCATTCCTTGCCTTCGCTCAGGCCTGCGCCGCGGTCGACGTTATCGCCGGTTACGTAGCGGGTCATCAGGCTCAGGCCGGGAATGCCCATGGCGGCGAAGTCATAGTCGTAACGAACTTGCCATGACTTCTCATCTTGGTTACCGAAGTCATTGATCTGCAAGAGATTGATCAGCGCGTTATCACCGCCGTTTATGTACGCGAAGCCGGTGTCGCCGCTCATTTTCTGGTAACCGCCGGTGAACCCGTGCCCGCCGAGCCGGTAGGTGAAGATCGCACCGAAGGCATTGTTGTCGACGTTGCTGCCGCCGTCATCGGTCGAGCGCACGTAGCGCAGGTCGGTCTTGAAGCTCTGCTTGTCGCCGATCGGCAGCACATGCACCAGGTTGATATTGTGCTGGTCGTAGATGCCGTCCAGTCCGCCGTAGTAATAGCTGCCAGTCA is a genomic window of Stutzerimonas stutzeri containing:
- a CDS encoding ABC transporter ATP-binding protein, yielding MEPEFVLETRGLTKEFRGFTAVDSVDLRVQTGHIHALIGPNGAGKTTVFNLLTKFLTPTRGDIVYRGKPITSMKANEIARLGLVRSFQISAVFGHMTVLENVRVALQQKLGNSYHFWKSERTLRELDDRALQLLADVELESFAQTLAIELPYGRKRALELATTLALDPVVLLLDEPTQGMGGEDVDMVVALVRRAAVDRTVLMVEHNLSVVSRLCDRITVLARGSVLAEGDYETVSANAQVREAYMGSEAATAEVHP
- a CDS encoding ABC transporter ATP-binding protein encodes the protein MTPTADRDQLRLDDLHAFYGESHILHGVDLVVGRGELVTLLGRNGSGRSTTLRAIMNMVGRRTGSIVINGNETIGLPAYQIPRLGVGYCPEERGIFSSLSVEENLLLPPTVRSGGMGLDELYEMFPNLYERRFSQGTRLSGGEQQMLAMARILRTGANLLLLDEITEGLAPVIVQKLGEVLIKLKKRGLTIVLVEQNFRFAAPLADRHYVMEHGQIIEEISAAELDSKKAFLNSCLGV
- a CDS encoding ABC transporter substrate-binding protein; the protein is MKTIKKTASAVLVSSMIAGLAQAEISNDEIRIGYLADMSGTYRDLSGPGGLEALKMAIEDFGGAVDGKKIVTFNADDLNKPDVGANTVRQWIDERNVDMVTGMVASSVVLAASKVVEQGGKLALISGAAASSITNEFCSPNHIHWTYDTFALANGTANAVLKDGGKSWFILTADYAFGHAMEADIKKVVEAEGGSVVGAVRHPFPSSDFSSYILQAQGSGAEVVALANAGADTVNSLKTASEFGVTQSGQRLAGMVVFLNDIHAMGLEVTQGLMLTTGWYWDMNEESRAWAKRYEERMGSMPTMVHAGIYSATTHYLNAVKATGSDDTETVRAQMAKTPVNDMFAKNGTIREDGRMVHDMYLVQVKTPAESKGEWDLYKVISTIPGDQAFRPLSESQCKLVSGN